The following are encoded in a window of Candidatus Cloacimonadota bacterium genomic DNA:
- a CDS encoding GtrA family protein: MKLLCFCCCLLENKYFSGDACTITSLDNLTSIQRSRIIKKIGAGNLKPEFWKRNDNIKIQFFRYVIVGGLAFIIDYISLYLLTEFLNIYYLLSAAISFIMGLIVNYIISIKWVFQTSEQKSRIQFFVYGLIGVIGLGLNELIIWLLTDKADLFYMHSKLVAAVIVLLWNFLARRKLMMREK, encoded by the coding sequence TGTTTTTGTTGTTGCTTACTGGAAAATAAATATTTTTCGGGGGATGCGTGCACTATTACTTCGCTTGACAATTTAACTTCAATACAAAGAAGTAGAATCATAAAAAAAATAGGAGCGGGAAATTTGAAACCAGAATTTTGGAAAAGAAACGATAATATTAAAATCCAGTTTTTTCGATACGTTATTGTTGGTGGACTTGCTTTTATTATTGATTACATATCATTGTATTTGTTAACTGAATTTTTAAATATTTATTATTTACTTTCAGCAGCGATAAGCTTTATAATGGGTTTGATAGTTAATTATATTATCAGCATAAAATGGGTATTTCAAACATCTGAACAAAAATCTCGTATTCAATTTTTTGTATATGGACTTATTGGTGTTATTGGATTGGGCTTGAATGAATTGATCATCTGGCTTTTAACTGATAAAGCAGATTTGTTTTATATGCACTCCAAGTTGGTTGCAGCCGTAATTGTTTTATTGTGGAATTTTTTAGCCCGAAGAAAATTGATGATGAGAGAGAAATAA